One Cynocephalus volans isolate mCynVol1 chromosome 5, mCynVol1.pri, whole genome shotgun sequence DNA window includes the following coding sequences:
- the MFSD4B gene encoding LOW QUALITY PROTEIN: sodium-dependent glucose transporter 1 (The sequence of the model RefSeq protein was modified relative to this genomic sequence to represent the inferred CDS: deleted 1 base in 1 codon), with amino-acid sequence MAFAAFLGLGMSVAILGPTFQDLATNVNRNISSLSLIFVGRAIGYLTGSVIGGVLFDFMNHFLLLGISLLATTAGLYLVPFCKTAVLLIAMMSVFGVSLGFLDTGGNVLILALWGDEGAPHMQALHFSFALGAFLAPLLAKLALGTTVPAENHTESDFHRPLCNRSSEADSECLFGAPDDLNLLWAYAVIGTYILIVSIFLFILFLKRSSRQEKAKLSVQMSRRAKYHNALLCLLFLFFFFYVGAEVTYGSYIFSFATTHAGMKESEAAGLNSIFWGTFAACRGLAIFFATCLQPGTMIVLSNIGSLVSSLFLVLFDKNRICLWAATSVYGASMATTFPSGVSWIEQYTTIHGKSAAFFVVGAALGEMAIPAMIGILQGKHPDLPVVLYTSLGSSIATAILFPVLYKLATAPLDRQRKGKRKTEDQKALLSSSGLNDYEDENEEEDAEKWNEMDFEVIEMNDTMRHSITETSRNVLMEPTAAEVSNQFLSSALVFESSAANTGNSLVNHLPETRTKGTNT; translated from the exons ATGGCGTTTGCCGCCTTCCTGGGGCTG ggaATGAGTGTTGCTATACTGGGACCCACGTTTCAAGATTTGGCAACAAATGTGAACCGAAATATCAGTAGTCTTTCTCTAATTTTTGTGGGCCGTGCCATTGGGTATTTGACAGGTTCTGTGATTGGTGGAGTTCTTTTTGACTTTATGaatcattttttacttttgg GGATATCACTGTTGGCTACCACAGCTGGTCTTTATCTTGTTCCTTTTTGCAAGACAGCAGTATTGCTGATTGCCATGATGTCTGTCTTTGGTGTTTCACTTGGCTTTCTGGATACAG GTGGTAATGTCCTTATCTTGGCTCTTTGGGGGGACGAAGGAGCCCCACATATGCAGGCCTTACACTTCAGTTTTGCCTTGGGTGCCTTTTTGGCGCCACTGCTGGCTAAATTGGCATTGGGCACAACAGTGCCTGCTGAAAACCACACAGAGTCTGACTTTCACCGTCCTCTCTGCAACCGATCATCTGAAGCTGACTCAGAATGTCTATTTGGAGCACCTGACGATTTGAATTTACTGTGGGCTTATGCTGTTATTGGTACTTACATTTTGATagtttctatctttctttttattttgtttttaaagagaagctcaaggcaggaaaaagcaaaactatctGTTCAGATGTCCCGAAGAGCTAAATATCACAATgcccttctctgtctcctttttctgttcttctttttttatgttgGAGCTGAGGTAACATATGGctcttacattttctcatttgcaacCACCCATGCTGGTATGAAAGAAAGTGAAGCGGCTGGGTTGAACTCCATCTTCTGGGGGACTTTTGCAGCCTGCAGAGGCCTGGCAATCTTTTTTGCTACATGTTTGCAGCCTGGAACCATGATTGTGTTGAGCAACATTGGCAGCCTGGTGTCATCTTTATTTCTGGTGCTCTTTGACAAGAACCGAATTTGTCTCTGGGCAGCAACTTCAGTGTATGGGGCCTCAATGGCAACCACGTTTCCCAGTGGAGTTTCTTGGATTGAGCAGTACACAACCATCCATGGGAAATCTGCAGCATTTTTTGTAGTTGGTGCTGCCCTGGGAGAAATGGCTATTCCTGCCATGATTGGAATTCTTCAAGGAAAACACCCTGATTTGCCTGTAGTCCTGTATACCTCTTTGGGGTCATCAATAGCCACTGCGATTTTATTTCCTGTGCTGTATAAATTAGCCACCGCACCTCTTGATCGCCAgcgaaaaggaaagagaaagactgaGGACCAGAAAGCTTTGCTTTCTAGCTCTGGGCTGAATGACTATGAGGATGAGAACGAAGAGGAGGAtgcagaaaaatggaatgaaatggaTTTTGAAGTGATTGAAATGAATGATACAATGAGGCATTCTATAACAGAGACATCTAGAAATGTTTTGATGGAGCCCACAGCAGCTGAAGTCTCTAACCAATTCCTCTCAAGTGCATTGGTGTTTGAATCCTCTGCAGCCAACACTGGCAACTCACTTGTGAACCAC TTGCCAGAAACCAGGACAAAAGGGACTAACACTTAG